From one Verrucomicrobiota bacterium genomic stretch:
- the infB gene encoding translation initiation factor IF-2, with product MSIRVYQLAKDLGLDNKQVMALLRDRGLKVISASSSIPNIYADALAEELKITPASKATPEPTTIRVPLDDAPEPSAAPAVPKIEVVPARKPASVPAVPKVQGQGDAAEIQSVRRPSKPFIERSEGANSRSEPHPAGGNAIKIPLPKLGAKKPVSFTSRTETLGLESPSERAKPSRPPEVILPGRKKNTEKFTDKRSAPTVHFELPSRKQRPLENKIPIQRTEKTEESVQELKTLVCKAPIIVRDFAQKIGIKPFQLISILMRQGIFASMNQQIADEIAIDIAQKYGYLLEVRQKSDLNRPAPQKPKVVIPKEILPRPPVVCVLGHVDHGKTTLLDFIRHTSVVAGEAGGITQHTGAYQVECDGKKITFLDTPGHAAFSSMRERGVEVTDIAILVVAADDGFMPQTDEALKFAQKAGVPVVVAINKIDAKGANLDHVKQQMQQRGIAPEEWGGDTLCVGISALKGTNIDELLSLVLLQAEMMELKADYKCPAVGVVIESQIDTGRGPVATVIIREGTLKVGDALVCGSKYCRVRSMLNERAEVVKAATPSTPVKIIGWSGVPENGAVFETVKDEKTAKNQAEEYAINEKRSHAEPVPKIANMKSLFEAIESQKQKVLKVVVKCDVQGTLEALIQCLEAIKSDRVKLEILDSGVGAVSQSDVEFASSSGALIVGFNVKKDNGVAPLAKNKGVRILLHDIIYELIDQVKEAMSELLDYEYTEEHLGTAEVRQVFELAKGTVAGCMVIDGQIARDKPIRVRRNNEVLFEGKIDSLKRQKEDQSEVRSGFECGIKVEGFSDFETGDTLESYDRIRHLQKL from the coding sequence ATGAGCATTCGGGTGTATCAGTTGGCTAAGGATTTGGGCCTCGATAATAAGCAGGTCATGGCGTTATTGCGTGACCGTGGCCTGAAAGTGATCAGTGCGTCGAGTTCCATTCCGAACATTTACGCCGATGCGTTGGCAGAGGAGCTTAAAATCACACCCGCATCAAAAGCGACACCAGAGCCGACAACAATTCGAGTTCCCCTTGATGATGCGCCAGAACCTAGCGCTGCGCCCGCTGTTCCAAAGATAGAAGTTGTTCCAGCACGGAAACCTGCTTCTGTACCTGCCGTCCCTAAGGTACAGGGACAGGGAGATGCCGCAGAAATACAAAGTGTCCGTCGACCTTCTAAACCTTTTATTGAGCGGAGTGAAGGCGCTAATAGTCGTTCAGAACCACATCCAGCGGGCGGTAATGCCATCAAGATCCCATTGCCCAAATTAGGCGCAAAAAAACCTGTGAGCTTTACCTCTAGGACAGAAACTCTTGGGTTGGAATCGCCAAGCGAGCGGGCAAAACCGAGCCGTCCGCCAGAGGTCATTCTTCCAGGGCGCAAAAAAAATACCGAAAAGTTTACGGATAAGCGGTCGGCACCAACGGTCCATTTCGAGTTACCTTCTCGAAAACAACGCCCGTTAGAAAACAAAATTCCGATCCAGAGGACGGAAAAAACAGAAGAATCGGTACAGGAACTTAAGACACTCGTTTGTAAGGCGCCGATTATCGTCCGCGATTTTGCCCAAAAGATCGGCATTAAGCCGTTTCAGCTGATCTCGATCCTGATGCGTCAGGGGATTTTTGCCTCGATGAATCAACAGATCGCTGATGAGATCGCTATCGATATTGCCCAAAAATACGGCTATCTACTTGAGGTTCGTCAGAAATCGGATCTTAACCGTCCAGCGCCGCAAAAACCCAAAGTCGTCATCCCGAAGGAAATTTTACCGCGTCCGCCCGTGGTGTGTGTGCTCGGTCACGTTGACCATGGTAAGACGACGCTACTGGATTTTATCCGCCATACAAGCGTTGTCGCTGGCGAAGCAGGAGGCATTACGCAGCATACCGGGGCGTATCAGGTCGAGTGCGACGGTAAAAAAATCACATTTTTGGATACTCCGGGACACGCGGCGTTTTCCAGTATGCGCGAGCGCGGTGTCGAGGTCACGGATATTGCGATTTTAGTCGTTGCCGCCGATGATGGATTTATGCCTCAAACCGATGAGGCGTTAAAATTTGCCCAAAAGGCGGGCGTTCCAGTCGTTGTTGCGATTAATAAGATCGACGCTAAGGGTGCCAATCTCGATCACGTCAAACAACAGATGCAGCAGCGGGGGATTGCGCCGGAGGAGTGGGGCGGCGATACGCTTTGTGTAGGTATTTCGGCGCTCAAGGGGACGAATATCGATGAGCTTCTGTCGCTCGTACTTTTGCAGGCGGAGATGATGGAACTGAAAGCCGATTACAAATGCCCGGCAGTAGGCGTCGTTATCGAGTCCCAGATCGATACAGGGCGCGGTCCGGTCGCAACGGTCATCATCCGCGAAGGAACGTTAAAAGTCGGTGATGCCTTGGTCTGTGGCTCGAAGTATTGTCGAGTACGCTCGATGCTCAATGAACGTGCCGAGGTCGTGAAGGCGGCGACACCCTCTACACCGGTTAAAATTATCGGTTGGAGTGGTGTACCGGAAAATGGAGCAGTTTTTGAAACCGTCAAAGACGAAAAGACGGCAAAGAATCAGGCCGAAGAGTACGCAATTAACGAGAAAAGATCGCATGCGGAACCGGTTCCGAAAATTGCCAACATGAAATCGCTTTTTGAGGCGATTGAGTCGCAAAAGCAAAAGGTCCTGAAGGTTGTCGTTAAGTGCGATGTCCAGGGGACGCTTGAGGCGCTCATTCAGTGTTTGGAGGCGATTAAGAGCGATCGCGTAAAGCTTGAGATCTTAGATTCTGGCGTCGGCGCGGTTTCACAGAGCGATGTCGAGTTCGCGAGCTCATCGGGGGCGTTGATCGTTGGCTTTAACGTCAAAAAAGATAACGGAGTGGCGCCGCTGGCGAAAAATAAGGGTGTCCGTATCTTGTTGCACGACATCATCTATGAGCTCATCGATCAGGTCAAAGAAGCGATGTCCGAGTTGCTCGATTATGAGTATACAGAGGAGCACCTCGGAACGGCGGAGGTTCGTCAGGTTTTTGAGCTTGCGAAGGGGACAGTTGCGGGGTGTATGGTGATCGATGGCCAGATTGCCCGTGATAAGCCGATTCGCGTCCGGCGGAACAATGAGGTGCTGTTTGAAGGCAAAATCGATTCGCTCAAGCGGCAGAAAGAAGACCAGTCCGAGGTGCGTTCGGGGTTTGAGTGCGGGATCAAAGTCGAAGGATTTTCAGATTTTGAAACCGGTGACACTCTCGAAAGCTACGATCGAATCCGTCATCTACAAAAGCTATGA
- a CDS encoding ribosome-binding factor A has product MSVRLERMNEAIAHEVSAVLRKNFREEAAMVTIVGALVAPDLKSAIVKYSVLGDPVAKHQLAKFFSKHGLLIKKEIAHRLQLRNVPELKFSVTDAIAKGNHLIEVLDTIAPEDTLVE; this is encoded by the coding sequence ATGAGTGTTCGATTGGAGCGGATGAATGAGGCGATCGCGCATGAAGTTAGCGCGGTTTTGCGAAAAAACTTTCGCGAGGAGGCGGCTATGGTGACGATTGTTGGGGCGCTCGTTGCCCCAGATTTAAAGTCTGCCATTGTCAAATATTCCGTTTTAGGCGATCCGGTAGCTAAACACCAATTGGCAAAATTTTTTTCGAAGCATGGTCTTTTAATTAAGAAGGAAATCGCACATCGCCTCCAACTACGCAATGTCCCGGAACTTAAATTTTCCGTAACCGATGCGATCGCGAAGGGAAACCATCTCATTGAAGTATTGGACACGATTGCTCCTGAGGATACCCTTGTGGAATAA
- a CDS encoding Amuc_1100 family pilus-like protein — translation MNRCVSKYWKYGSWLGILLFNLVLVSQVVQRSIQISQNREHCAVLTSEIQQLRQRQPPPTVENYHQLQQELAQCDQKYATITSKVRKIDLPFLPQSEAPNEVDFYFLVMAYRRFLAECAQKMRVLIPQNCAFGFEAHATKEVVPPKETLAKFTEQCAIAARVLVLLFGANDYGMEFQKITRETLAAEENESKTPKEKKQFPRSEKVKSYRFTLEFSSYTRALRTFLNRVLEFGLPVIWREITIHVNPTAHPEAATSADPVSVKLVFDWIFPRPYITESQDLNCTELKAVPEERGEFWSDPPQAPRGEAWTFDLFTPPTIVLKNDHYQATLPWLPQPKPETRVVFACTALERLLYPIQLLGYIIPPPDASGVSRPHFFLKNVETQESFQATLGDTVTAHSLELVDFNERGPENCQQLNLLDHELSREEILTPETKYDTQRVKVNLEYREELIEPDADALESETKTVSLTHIGENFKIGDRQYTLTSVDDAVKRVTLECDGEMIEVALES, via the coding sequence ATGAACCGATGCGTATCCAAGTATTGGAAATATGGGAGCTGGTTGGGAATTTTACTGTTCAACCTCGTGCTCGTTAGTCAAGTCGTACAGCGATCGATACAAATTTCCCAGAACCGTGAGCATTGCGCGGTGTTGACCTCGGAAATCCAACAATTGCGGCAACGACAGCCGCCGCCGACAGTGGAAAATTACCATCAGCTCCAACAAGAATTAGCACAGTGTGATCAAAAGTATGCCACAATTACGAGTAAAGTGCGAAAAATCGATTTGCCATTTCTGCCGCAATCGGAGGCGCCCAACGAAGTCGATTTCTATTTTCTGGTGATGGCTTACCGCCGATTCTTGGCGGAATGTGCCCAGAAGATGAGAGTTCTTATCCCCCAAAATTGTGCGTTTGGGTTTGAAGCGCACGCTACCAAAGAGGTTGTGCCACCCAAGGAAACTTTAGCGAAATTTACCGAGCAATGCGCAATCGCGGCTAGAGTGTTGGTCTTGCTGTTTGGCGCTAACGATTACGGGATGGAGTTTCAAAAAATAACGCGTGAAACGTTAGCGGCAGAGGAAAACGAATCCAAAACACCAAAAGAAAAGAAGCAATTCCCGCGTTCCGAAAAGGTGAAGTCGTATCGTTTTACGCTCGAGTTTTCCAGTTATACACGCGCCTTGCGGACATTTTTGAATCGTGTCTTGGAGTTTGGATTACCGGTGATTTGGCGCGAGATTACGATCCATGTGAATCCGACGGCGCATCCAGAGGCTGCCACTTCCGCGGATCCGGTAAGCGTAAAGCTGGTATTTGATTGGATTTTTCCGCGTCCTTACATCACAGAGTCTCAGGATTTAAATTGTACAGAGCTAAAGGCAGTACCTGAAGAAAGAGGAGAATTCTGGAGTGATCCTCCTCAGGCCCCCCGAGGTGAGGCATGGACATTTGACCTTTTTACTCCGCCAACGATTGTACTTAAAAATGACCATTATCAGGCGACATTGCCGTGGCTACCGCAACCTAAACCGGAAACAAGAGTTGTGTTTGCATGTACCGCTTTGGAGCGTCTATTGTATCCAATTCAGCTTTTGGGTTACATAATTCCGCCCCCGGATGCATCTGGAGTATCGCGACCCCATTTCTTTTTAAAAAACGTGGAGACGCAGGAGAGTTTTCAGGCGACGTTAGGAGATACAGTAACGGCACATTCGCTTGAATTAGTGGATTTTAACGAGCGTGGCCCCGAAAATTGCCAGCAACTGAATCTTCTGGATCACGAGCTTTCACGCGAAGAAATTTTAACGCCGGAGACGAAATATGACACACAACGAGTCAAAGTAAACTTAGAGTACAGGGAAGAATTGATAGAACCCGATGCAGACGCCCTAGAATCGGAAACGAAAACAGTTTCACTGACGCATATCGGCGAAAATTTTAAGATCGGTGACCGCCAGTACACGCTGACTTCCGTTGATGATGCGGTAAAACGTGTTACTTTAGAATGTGATGGGGAAATGATCGAGGTCGCACTAGAGAGTTAA
- a CDS encoding thymidine phosphorylase yields the protein MGLTGLGAIMETEHSISRNFMEPSYAYLIEKKRDGEEFTDEEIRFITSSILDKTIPDHQLAALAMAIYFQGMTPQEIAVLTEEMMLTGEVFELPRITRPKLDRYATGGVGDKSGLVLIPLAAACGIAVPSMIGEEEGFVISDLDKLRSIPGFQAEIPNDQFMKQLQQVGCAIIEQRPEITPINNILYKMRKETGTVPSIPLLTSGLLSKKFSEGADGLVVDVKWGNGAYVRDVESAKQLGRMVTRVAKSMNRKCVALVTDMNQPLGSCVGTGLEMQEVLRLLRGESDPDLDELILRLGMEMVRLAGVAGSTLSAKQMVRKHLTDGVALAKLRQMVEAQGGDGSYIDDPEKFPKAKYVKKLPASKRGYVHTINAGMLAHGVKILAQRRDGSIDHAVGVSEIKKIGYQVKQGEALMMIHYNDEINLESALEFLRSSYRLAPKRPVQNDLIVERVA from the coding sequence TTGGGTTTGACAGGTTTAGGGGCGATCATGGAGACAGAGCACAGCATCTCACGCAATTTTATGGAGCCTTCCTACGCGTATTTGATTGAGAAAAAGCGCGATGGCGAGGAGTTTACGGATGAAGAAATCCGGTTTATTACAAGTTCGATTCTCGATAAGACGATCCCTGATCACCAACTAGCGGCACTCGCGATGGCAATTTATTTTCAAGGGATGACGCCTCAGGAAATCGCGGTCTTGACCGAGGAAATGATGTTAACGGGAGAGGTTTTCGAGTTGCCGCGTATTACCCGTCCCAAGCTCGACCGTTACGCAACGGGGGGTGTTGGTGATAAATCAGGGCTTGTTTTAATTCCCCTTGCAGCGGCTTGTGGTATTGCGGTTCCATCGATGATCGGCGAAGAGGAGGGTTTTGTGATTAGCGATCTCGATAAACTACGGTCGATTCCGGGATTTCAAGCAGAAATTCCCAACGACCAGTTCATGAAACAGCTCCAGCAGGTCGGTTGTGCAATCATCGAACAACGCCCTGAAATTACGCCCATTAACAACATTCTCTACAAAATGCGAAAAGAGACCGGGACCGTTCCGAGTATCCCGCTTCTCACGAGTGGATTGCTGAGTAAGAAGTTTTCAGAAGGTGCCGATGGACTCGTCGTCGATGTCAAATGGGGGAATGGAGCCTATGTGCGCGATGTCGAGAGTGCAAAGCAGCTTGGGCGTATGGTGACGCGGGTCGCAAAGTCGATGAACCGTAAATGTGTGGCGTTGGTGACCGATATGAACCAGCCTTTGGGAAGTTGCGTCGGAACGGGACTTGAGATGCAAGAGGTACTGCGTCTCCTGCGTGGCGAAAGTGATCCTGATCTCGACGAACTCATTTTACGCCTCGGGATGGAAATGGTCCGTCTTGCCGGTGTTGCCGGGTCCACCTTATCGGCGAAACAAATGGTCCGGAAACATTTAACGGATGGCGTCGCACTGGCTAAGTTGCGGCAGATGGTCGAAGCCCAGGGCGGCGACGGCAGCTATATTGACGACCCCGAAAAGTTCCCGAAAGCAAAGTACGTTAAAAAATTGCCGGCCTCTAAGCGGGGTTATGTTCATACGATCAACGCCGGAATGTTGGCCCATGGCGTCAAGATTCTCGCCCAACGACGTGACGGCAGTATCGACCATGCGGTTGGTGTTTCTGAAATTAAAAAGATCGGCTACCAGGTGAAGCAAGGAGAAGCGCTGATGATGATTCATTATAATGATGAGATTAATCTCGAGTCGGCCTTAGAATTTTTACGTTCGTCGTACCGCTTGGCGCCGAAACGCCCAGTGCAGAATGATCTGATTGTGGAGCGTGTCGCATGA
- the kdsA gene encoding 3-deoxy-8-phosphooctulonate synthase, whose product MRTLFDPQKLLIIAGPCALESRELAFEVAHYLLEIQKVCPEVEIIFKTSCDKANRSSVHSQRGIGFDQGLPILCELKEATGLPIICDVHLPEHTMRVAEVCDVLQIPAFLCRQTDLLRVAAETGRVIAVKKGQFLSPEEMRFVFEKLKIFGATEIWPMERGATFGYHNLVVDMRSFPIMRQFSPVAIFDATHSVQIPGTSAGVTMGHREFVENLAYAALSAGANGLFFEVHTDPDHAICDAANQLDVHNFLDVIRNCVRFWLLRRTIENA is encoded by the coding sequence ATGAGGACGTTGTTTGATCCGCAAAAACTACTCATCATCGCTGGTCCATGTGCGCTCGAATCGCGCGAACTGGCATTTGAAGTTGCGCACTACCTCTTGGAGATTCAAAAGGTTTGCCCGGAAGTTGAAATTATTTTCAAAACTTCATGCGATAAGGCGAACCGTTCATCGGTCCATTCGCAGCGGGGAATTGGGTTTGATCAGGGGTTACCCATCTTGTGTGAACTCAAAGAGGCGACAGGATTACCGATTATATGTGATGTCCATCTTCCTGAACATACAATGCGTGTCGCAGAAGTTTGCGATGTTTTGCAAATTCCCGCGTTTCTCTGTCGACAGACTGATCTCTTGAGAGTAGCTGCGGAAACCGGGCGTGTGATCGCTGTTAAGAAAGGGCAATTTTTATCACCGGAGGAGATGCGTTTCGTCTTTGAAAAACTCAAGATCTTTGGTGCTACGGAAATTTGGCCTATGGAGCGTGGGGCAACCTTCGGCTATCACAATCTCGTCGTGGATATGCGTAGTTTCCCTATTATGCGGCAGTTTTCGCCTGTTGCGATCTTTGATGCGACCCATAGCGTGCAGATTCCGGGAACAAGTGCAGGTGTAACGATGGGGCATCGTGAGTTCGTCGAGAATTTGGCTTATGCGGCGCTCAGTGCGGGTGCGAATGGACTCTTTTTTGAAGTCCATACCGATCCGGATCATGCAATTTGCGATGCTGCGAACCAGTTGGATGTCCATAACTTTCTCGACGTTATCCGCAATTGTGTCCGCTTCTGGCTGCTTCGCCGTACGATCGAGAACGCGTAA
- the sstT gene encoding serine/threonine transporter SstT encodes MRKIAKKVWCQWNHLSLIVRTIIGLISGMIAALLFPGAFWMGIFGELFVQVLKAISPILVLVLVTSSLANASGGVGRRFTNVLVLYMLTTLLASMIAVGASFLFPITLELSDTANVTAPRGIGGVFESLILSVVANPIDSLLHANYIGILTWAVIFGLVLKQVASDVTKSVIRDLSSAVSGAVAWIINLAPLGIMGLIFTAISKNGLGVFSTYGYLLSVLVGCMLFIGLVANPLVVGICLRRNPYPLVWRCLRESGLTAFFTRSSAANIPINMAICEELNLDRNMYAISIPLGATVNMCGAAVVITIMTLAAAHTLGIAVDLWSSFLLSLIASVAACGVSGIAGGSLLLVPVACSALGIPNDIAMQVVGVGFVLGIIQDSVETAINSSSDVLLTATAEFMEWRKEGREIRF; translated from the coding sequence ATGAGAAAAATCGCGAAGAAAGTTTGGTGCCAGTGGAATCATTTGAGCTTGATTGTCCGGACAATCATCGGGTTAATTTCGGGAATGATCGCCGCTTTACTATTTCCAGGTGCATTTTGGATGGGCATTTTCGGCGAACTCTTTGTTCAGGTATTAAAAGCGATTTCACCAATTCTGGTTCTCGTTTTAGTCACAAGCTCGCTGGCCAATGCGAGTGGCGGTGTAGGTCGACGTTTTACAAATGTGCTGGTCCTGTATATGCTAACGACGCTGCTGGCATCGATGATCGCGGTCGGGGCGAGTTTTCTGTTTCCCATTACTCTAGAGCTCAGCGATACGGCAAATGTAACGGCACCTCGTGGAATCGGTGGGGTCTTTGAATCGCTGATTTTAAGTGTTGTCGCGAATCCGATCGATTCGTTACTTCATGCCAATTATATCGGTATTTTGACATGGGCCGTAATCTTTGGATTGGTGCTCAAACAAGTTGCATCGGATGTGACTAAGAGTGTAATTCGCGATCTTTCGAGTGCGGTCTCGGGAGCTGTCGCATGGATTATTAATCTTGCGCCGCTCGGAATTATGGGGCTTATTTTTACCGCTATTTCGAAGAACGGTCTGGGTGTTTTTTCGACCTACGGCTATTTACTAAGCGTTCTCGTCGGATGTATGCTTTTTATTGGACTTGTGGCAAATCCGTTGGTGGTAGGCATTTGCCTACGACGTAATCCTTATCCATTAGTTTGGCGATGTTTGCGCGAAAGCGGTCTTACTGCATTCTTTACGCGGAGTTCTGCGGCCAATATCCCGATTAATATGGCGATTTGCGAAGAGCTCAATCTCGATCGCAATATGTATGCGATTTCGATTCCACTTGGTGCAACGGTGAACATGTGTGGTGCGGCGGTTGTGATTACGATCATGACGCTTGCGGCCGCGCATACGCTGGGGATTGCCGTTGATCTATGGTCTTCCTTTTTATTGAGTCTTATAGCATCGGTAGCGGCATGTGGTGTTTCCGGGATTGCGGGCGGCTCGCTTTTACTGGTTCCCGTTGCCTGTTCGGCGCTGGGAATACCGAACGATATCGCAATGCAGGTTGTAGGCGTTGGTTTTGTCTTGGGGATTATTCAAGATTCCGTAGAGACCGCGATTAATTCCTCCTCCGATGTCTTATTAACCGCAACGGCTGAGTTTATGGAGTGGCGTAAGGAAGGGCGTGAAATTCGGTTTTAA
- the ykgO gene encoding type B 50S ribosomal protein L36, which yields MKVASSLKSLKGRHPDCKVVRRKGRVYVICKTNPRFKARQG from the coding sequence ATGAAGGTAGCGTCGTCATTGAAATCGCTGAAGGGGCGTCATCCGGATTGCAAAGTAGTGCGACGGAAGGGGCGGGTCTACGTCATTTGTAAAACGAATCCGCGTTTTAAGGCGCGCCAGGGGTAA
- a CDS encoding type B 50S ribosomal protein L31, protein MKKDIHPAFHPVCFVDVSTKKRFLTISTLCSKQKEIIEGVEYDIIYRDVTSDSHPAYTGEKRFVDTAGRIEKFRSKFKRVRK, encoded by the coding sequence ATGAAGAAGGACATTCATCCGGCATTTCATCCAGTGTGTTTTGTAGACGTTTCGACGAAGAAGCGCTTCTTAACGATTTCGACTTTATGTTCAAAGCAGAAGGAAATTATCGAAGGGGTTGAGTACGACATCATTTATCGTGATGTGACTTCGGATTCACATCCTGCCTACACGGGAGAGAAGCGTTTTGTCGATACGGCGGGGCGCATTGAGAAGTTCCGTTCGAAGTTCAAACGGGTGCGCAAGTAA
- a CDS encoding phosphoglycerate kinase, which produces MKTIHDVDLSGKRVFVRVDFNVPLNEHQQVVDDTRIVAALPTIQALIQQGAKVILASHLGRPKGEKNAKYSLAPVAKMLAEKLNQPVLFLEDCIGAEVAEAAQNLQNGAVMLLENLRFHKEETGNDPTFAQELAKCADAYVNDAFGTAHRAHASTEGITKFLSPCVAGNLIAHELQFLGNKVTNPERPFTVILGGAKVSDKISVIDSLLEKADHMIIGGAMAYTFLLAEGHTVGSSLVEPDKIEVARAAIEKAKTKGVELLLPVDSVVTDHIDFEHHTVGNLQTVGLDIPEGQTGIDIGPQSIARFAKVIADSKTILWNGPLGIFEIKESAQGTFAIAEAIAKSDAVSIIGGGDSVTAIKQSGHSRDVTFISTGGGASLEFLEGKILPGIAALDQ; this is translated from the coding sequence GTGAAAACGATTCATGACGTTGATCTATCGGGGAAGCGCGTTTTTGTACGCGTTGATTTTAACGTACCGCTCAATGAACATCAGCAAGTTGTAGATGACACGCGAATTGTTGCGGCGTTGCCAACTATTCAAGCGCTGATTCAGCAAGGTGCTAAGGTCATCCTAGCATCACATCTTGGTCGTCCAAAAGGGGAAAAGAATGCCAAATATTCTTTAGCGCCTGTTGCCAAAATGCTTGCCGAAAAGCTCAACCAACCGGTTTTATTTCTAGAGGATTGTATCGGGGCTGAGGTCGCAGAAGCTGCTCAAAATCTTCAAAATGGCGCTGTGATGTTGCTCGAAAACTTACGCTTTCACAAAGAGGAAACAGGCAACGATCCAACATTTGCCCAAGAATTAGCGAAGTGTGCAGATGCTTATGTTAACGATGCCTTTGGGACAGCACATCGCGCGCATGCCTCAACTGAAGGCATTACAAAATTCCTCTCTCCGTGCGTTGCGGGCAACCTTATTGCGCACGAACTTCAATTTCTTGGAAATAAAGTCACAAATCCCGAGCGGCCATTTACAGTCATTTTAGGTGGCGCGAAAGTGAGTGATAAAATTTCCGTCATTGACTCACTTTTAGAAAAGGCCGACCATATGATCATCGGTGGCGCAATGGCGTACACTTTTCTCTTAGCGGAAGGCCATACGGTTGGTAGTAGCCTTGTGGAACCCGATAAAATCGAAGTCGCTCGAGCAGCGATTGAGAAGGCAAAAACGAAGGGCGTCGAATTGCTCTTACCCGTCGATTCTGTGGTGACCGATCATATCGATTTCGAACACCATACGGTTGGAAACTTACAGACAGTTGGTCTCGATATCCCAGAAGGCCAAACAGGGATCGATATCGGCCCTCAAAGTATTGCGCGTTTCGCCAAGGTTATTGCCGATTCTAAAACCATTCTTTGGAACGGCCCGCTCGGCATTTTTGAAATTAAAGAAAGCGCTCAAGGGACATTCGCAATTGCCGAAGCGATTGCGAAATCGGATGCCGTATCTATTATCGGTGGCGGCGATTCCGTGACTGCGATTAAGCAGAGTGGTCATAGTCGTGATGTGACCTTTATTAGCACCGGCGGTGGTGCGAGCTTGGAATTTCTCGAGGGCAAAATACTCCCAGGAATTGCCGCACTCGATCAGTAG